In Actinoplanes sp. NBC_00393, a single genomic region encodes these proteins:
- a CDS encoding NADH-quinone oxidoreductase subunit M: protein MSDFPFLSILTLLPLVGAAVVAFIPRTRAELAKLVALGWSLVVLVLSIFMWVAFSIDGDRFQFHESYPWIPAWGVNFTFAADGIALVMLMLIAVLFPIVILASWHDVDQSTRSAPAYFALLLTFEFTMIGVFAAADVFLFYVFFEVMLIPMYFIIGSFGSGQKQYAAVKFFLYSLVGGLFMLAAVIGLWVVGGQTFDFAELAANAASLDTNTARWLFLGFFVAFAIKAPFFPFHTWLPDSGGAAPAGAAALLVGVMDKVGTFGILRYCLSLFPEASRWFAPAALILAVIGIIYAALLAVGQNDLKRLVSYTSIAHFGFIGIGIFAFTTQAGTGAVLYMVNHGLATGLLFIVVGMFVARRGSALVSDFGGAGKLVPVLAGVLFFAGLASLALPGTAPFVSEFLVLIGTFSTNKPIAVIATLGIILAAAYVLWMIQRTTQGTLNPALTEMPAMSKDLTLREKVVVAPLIAMLLVFGFYPKPITDVINPAVEATMADVGKTDPAPTAVADGKVGG from the coding sequence GTGAGCGACTTTCCTTTCCTCTCCATCCTGACGCTCCTGCCGCTGGTAGGCGCCGCGGTGGTGGCGTTCATCCCGCGCACCAGGGCCGAGCTGGCCAAACTGGTGGCGCTGGGCTGGTCGCTGGTCGTCCTGGTGCTCAGCATCTTCATGTGGGTCGCCTTCTCGATCGACGGCGACCGGTTCCAGTTCCACGAGTCGTACCCGTGGATCCCGGCGTGGGGTGTGAACTTCACCTTCGCCGCGGACGGCATCGCGCTCGTCATGCTGATGCTGATCGCGGTGCTGTTCCCGATCGTCATCCTGGCGTCCTGGCACGACGTGGATCAGAGCACGCGATCCGCGCCGGCGTACTTCGCGCTGCTGCTCACCTTCGAGTTCACGATGATCGGCGTCTTCGCCGCGGCGGACGTCTTCCTCTTCTACGTGTTCTTCGAGGTCATGCTGATCCCGATGTACTTCATCATCGGCTCGTTCGGCTCCGGCCAGAAGCAGTACGCAGCGGTGAAGTTCTTCCTCTACAGCCTGGTCGGCGGCCTCTTCATGCTGGCCGCGGTGATCGGGCTGTGGGTGGTCGGCGGGCAGACCTTCGACTTCGCGGAGCTCGCCGCCAACGCCGCCTCGCTGGACACGAACACCGCGCGCTGGCTGTTCCTCGGCTTCTTCGTGGCGTTCGCGATCAAGGCGCCGTTCTTCCCGTTCCACACCTGGCTGCCGGACTCCGGTGGCGCCGCACCGGCCGGTGCCGCCGCGCTGCTGGTCGGCGTGATGGACAAGGTCGGCACGTTCGGCATCCTGCGCTACTGCCTCTCGCTCTTCCCGGAGGCGTCGCGCTGGTTCGCGCCGGCCGCGCTGATCCTGGCCGTCATCGGCATCATCTACGCGGCGCTGCTCGCGGTCGGCCAGAACGACCTGAAGCGGCTGGTGTCGTACACGTCGATCGCGCACTTCGGCTTCATCGGCATCGGCATCTTCGCCTTCACCACCCAGGCCGGAACCGGTGCGGTGCTCTACATGGTCAACCACGGCCTCGCCACCGGCCTGCTGTTCATCGTGGTCGGGATGTTCGTGGCCCGGCGCGGTTCGGCACTGGTCAGTGACTTCGGCGGGGCCGGCAAGCTGGTCCCGGTGCTGGCCGGGGTGTTGTTCTTCGCCGGTCTCGCCTCCCTGGCGCTACCCGGCACCGCGCCGTTCGTCAGCGAGTTCCTGGTGCTGATCGGCACGTTCAGCACGAACAAGCCGATCGCGGTGATCGCTACGCTCGGCATCATCCTGGCCGCCGCGTACGTGCTGTGGATGATCCAGCGGACCACGCAGGGCACGCTCAACCCGGCCCTGACCGAGATGCCGGCGATGTCGAAGGACCTCACCCTCCGGGAGAAGGTCGTGGTCGCCCCGCTGATCGCAATGCTGCTGGTGTTCGGCTTCTACCCGAAGCCGATCACCGACGTGATCAACCCGGCGGTGGAGGCCACCATGGCGGACGTCGGCAAGACCGACCCGGCCCCCACGGCCGTGGCGGATGGAAAGGTGGGCGGCTGA
- the nuoN gene encoding NADH-quinone oxidoreductase subunit NuoN yields MEQLELPSIDYGALLPMLILFGAACTGVLVEVLFPRRLRNGVQLGLSLLAVVAALIAVVMERGTRTITIGGAVAVDGPTLFLQGAILVLGGVSLLLIGERTIEKGGAFVSQAAVTVGSKKDMEQAGGRPGSTEVYPLTTFALGGMTLFVAANDLLTMFVALEVFSLPLYLLCALARRRRLLSQEAALKYFLLGSYASAFFLFGVAFLYGFAGGIQLEDVHTAVANPTQSQVLLYAGLGLVSIGLLFKAALAPFHVWTPDVYQGAPTPVTAFMAACTKVAAFGALLRVLYVAFEGVRWDFQPVLGVIAVLTMFVGAVLAVTQTDLKRLLAYSSIANAGYLMVGVLALNDEGLSSTMFYLVAYGFSVLAAFAIISLVRDADGEATHLSRWAGIGRKSPLLAATFTFVLLAFAGIPLTSGFTSKFAVFGAAVEGGQTWLVIFGVITSMLLAFPYLRVVVLMWLSEPGESTPAVSIPGFLTSAVLGIGVIVTLALGVAPSPLIELTRQAADFVR; encoded by the coding sequence ATGGAACAACTCGAACTGCCCTCGATCGACTACGGGGCGCTGCTCCCCATGCTGATCCTCTTCGGCGCGGCCTGTACCGGGGTTCTCGTCGAGGTGCTCTTCCCGCGCCGACTCCGTAACGGCGTCCAGCTGGGTCTGTCGCTGCTCGCGGTGGTCGCGGCTCTGATCGCGGTGGTGATGGAGCGCGGCACTCGTACGATCACCATCGGCGGAGCCGTTGCGGTTGACGGCCCGACGCTCTTCCTGCAGGGCGCGATCCTGGTGCTCGGTGGGGTGTCGCTGCTGCTGATCGGCGAGCGGACCATCGAGAAGGGCGGCGCGTTCGTCTCGCAGGCCGCCGTCACGGTCGGCTCGAAGAAGGACATGGAGCAGGCCGGCGGCCGGCCCGGGTCCACCGAGGTGTACCCGCTGACCACGTTCGCGCTCGGCGGCATGACGCTCTTCGTCGCCGCGAACGACCTGCTCACCATGTTCGTGGCGCTGGAGGTCTTCTCGCTGCCGCTCTACCTGCTCTGCGCGCTGGCCCGACGTCGGCGACTGCTCAGCCAGGAGGCCGCGCTCAAGTACTTCCTGCTCGGCTCGTACGCCTCCGCGTTCTTCCTCTTCGGTGTCGCCTTCCTGTACGGCTTCGCCGGCGGCATCCAGCTGGAGGACGTGCACACCGCGGTGGCCAACCCGACGCAGAGCCAGGTGCTGCTCTACGCCGGCCTCGGCCTCGTCTCGATCGGTCTGCTCTTCAAGGCCGCGCTGGCGCCGTTCCACGTGTGGACGCCCGACGTCTACCAGGGTGCGCCGACCCCGGTCACCGCGTTCATGGCCGCCTGCACCAAGGTGGCCGCGTTCGGTGCCCTGCTGCGCGTGCTCTACGTGGCGTTCGAGGGGGTGCGCTGGGACTTCCAGCCGGTCCTCGGGGTGATCGCGGTGCTCACCATGTTCGTCGGCGCGGTGCTGGCGGTCACCCAGACCGACCTGAAGCGCCTGCTGGCGTACTCGTCGATCGCGAACGCCGGCTACCTGATGGTGGGCGTGCTGGCCCTGAACGACGAGGGTCTCAGCAGCACGATGTTCTACCTGGTCGCGTACGGGTTCTCGGTGCTCGCGGCGTTCGCGATCATCAGCCTGGTGCGGGACGCGGACGGCGAGGCCACCCACCTGTCCCGGTGGGCCGGCATCGGCCGGAAGAGCCCGCTGCTCGCCGCCACCTTCACGTTCGTCCTGCTCGCCTTCGCCGGTATCCCGCTGACCAGCGGTTTCACCAGCAAGTTCGCGGTGTTCGGGGCGGCTGTCGAGGGTGGGCAGACCTGGCTGGTGATCTTCGGCGTGATCACCAGCATGCTGCTGGCCTTCCCGTACCTCCGGGTCGTGGTGCTGATGTGGCTCTCCGAACCGGGGGAGTCCACGCCGGCGGTCTCGATCCCGGGTTTCCTCACCTCGGCGGTGCTGGGCATCGGCGTGATCGTCACGCTGGCGCTGGGTGTCGCCCCGTCGCCGCTGATCGAGCTGACCCGGCAGGCAGCCGACTTCGTCAGATAG
- a CDS encoding pyridoxamine 5'-phosphate oxidase family protein produces the protein MSESPRLLTPGSPLVETIEAYRTCEFATLTKSGAPVAWPTSGIVNADGSILLTTSLGYPQKAFNVRRDGRVALLFSDPTASGLDQPEQILVRGVATCPDEVHTEPTGDLRVLWERLMARQPSSQAYLDWPMTLLTDFYYMRLLITVTPSEVVQRPLPTPSRPSASTLLGAPVLAAFESAVLTAVDDTGAPVLLRTTVTAEDGGYRVAVPDGVPVAAGPAGLLVHRHDDELSKLYNASVRGALVSDGSGWLLKPERLVEPGARHKGGALDQLRIIRETRASTKKYLERRQWARPAIPWGQYRAIRKQVRQG, from the coding sequence GTGTCTGAATCGCCCCGCCTGCTGACGCCCGGCTCTCCTCTGGTGGAGACCATCGAGGCGTATCGGACCTGCGAGTTCGCCACCCTCACCAAGAGCGGTGCACCGGTCGCCTGGCCGACCTCCGGGATCGTGAACGCGGACGGGTCGATCCTGCTGACCACCTCGCTGGGCTATCCGCAGAAGGCCTTCAACGTGCGCCGGGACGGCCGGGTGGCTCTGCTCTTCTCCGACCCCACGGCCAGCGGCCTGGACCAGCCGGAACAGATTCTGGTACGCGGAGTCGCCACCTGCCCCGACGAGGTGCACACCGAGCCCACCGGCGACCTGCGGGTGCTGTGGGAGCGGCTGATGGCACGGCAGCCGAGTTCGCAGGCCTACCTGGACTGGCCGATGACGCTGCTGACCGATTTCTATTACATGCGGCTGCTGATCACGGTGACCCCGTCCGAGGTGGTACAGCGGCCCCTTCCCACGCCGTCGAGGCCTTCCGCCAGCACGCTGCTCGGGGCGCCGGTGCTGGCCGCGTTCGAGTCGGCGGTGCTGACCGCGGTCGACGACACCGGTGCGCCGGTGCTGTTGCGTACGACGGTGACCGCCGAGGACGGCGGGTATCGGGTGGCGGTCCCGGACGGCGTTCCGGTCGCGGCCGGGCCGGCCGGCCTGCTGGTGCACCGGCACGACGACGAACTGTCGAAGCTGTACAACGCGAGCGTGCGCGGTGCGCTGGTGTCCGACGGGTCGGGCTGGCTGCTGAAACCGGAGCGGCTCGTGGAGCCGGGGGCGCGGCACAAGGGCGGTGCGCTGGATCAACTCCGGATCATCCGGGAGACCCGGGCCAGCACCAAGAAGTATCTGGAACGTCGTCAGTGGGCTCGTCCGGCCATCCCGTGGGGGCAGTACCGGGCGATCCGTAAGCAGGTCCGGCAGGGGTGA
- a CDS encoding polyprenyl synthetase family protein codes for MDASVSATLVAVEEALRGHVASADPLVAEAARHLADAGGKRFRPLLVALGAQFGDPTAPEIVDAANVVELTHLATLYHDDVMDEAAVRRGAPSANARWGNSVAILVGDYLFAQAADLAAALGTEAVHLQAQTFARLVHGQIAETVGPRGSDPIEHYLHVITEKTASLIATAARFGGMFSGAQVEYVEALAGYGETIGIAFQLSDDLLDIASESVQSGKTPGTDLREGVPTLPVLYALADEDTDPSAVRLRELLSAGPITDDALHAEALTLLRESAAMKRARETVRTYAEEARAQLAPLPAGDARRAMEALCNFIADRTG; via the coding sequence ATGGACGCGTCGGTGTCGGCGACCTTGGTCGCCGTGGAGGAGGCGCTGCGTGGCCATGTGGCCAGCGCCGATCCACTGGTGGCAGAGGCCGCGCGCCATCTCGCCGACGCCGGTGGCAAACGGTTCCGTCCGCTGCTGGTGGCGCTCGGCGCCCAGTTCGGTGATCCGACGGCGCCGGAGATCGTCGATGCGGCCAACGTCGTCGAGCTGACGCACCTCGCCACGCTCTATCACGATGATGTGATGGACGAGGCCGCCGTCCGGCGTGGGGCGCCCAGCGCGAACGCGCGGTGGGGCAACTCGGTGGCCATCCTCGTCGGTGACTACCTCTTCGCCCAGGCTGCCGACCTGGCCGCGGCGCTCGGCACCGAGGCGGTGCACCTGCAGGCGCAGACCTTCGCGCGCCTGGTGCACGGCCAGATCGCCGAGACGGTCGGCCCGCGCGGCAGCGACCCGATCGAGCACTACCTGCACGTCATCACGGAGAAGACGGCTTCGCTGATCGCGACCGCGGCCCGCTTCGGCGGCATGTTCTCCGGCGCCCAGGTGGAGTATGTGGAGGCGCTCGCCGGGTACGGCGAGACGATCGGCATCGCGTTCCAGCTCTCCGACGACCTGCTCGACATCGCTTCCGAGTCGGTGCAGTCCGGCAAGACGCCCGGCACCGACCTGCGGGAGGGCGTGCCCACCCTGCCGGTGCTCTACGCGCTGGCCGACGAGGACACCGATCCCTCCGCGGTCCGGCTGCGTGAGCTGCTGTCGGCCGGCCCGATCACCGACGACGCGCTGCACGCCGAGGCGCTGACGCTGCTGCGCGAGTCGGCCGCGATGAAGCGGGCGCGCGAGACGGTGCGGACCTATGCCGAGGAGGCGCGGGCGCAGCTCGCGCCGCTGCCGGCCGGTGACGCGCGGCGCGCGATGGAGGCGCTCTGCAACTTCATCGCCGACCGCACGGGCTGA
- a CDS encoding MFS transporter, translated as MPKPDGTGFTSTNAKSATLGALTTTTAVSIPVFLVGGLAVQIGSELDFSAAGLGVAVSAYFGASALASVPVGALVERHGATRVARLGVALAALTLIGVSAAGSLGMLITFLAVGGAANAMGQLASNASLSRNVPTGRQGLTFGIKQAAIPIGTLLAGAAVPAVALTLGWRWAFALAAVLAVAAIPLIPAEPTDQHRSRESGRATGALVVLGLAGTLAAGSANALGSFVVSSAVDRGIAPGPAGLALTLGGAVCVLARLVGGWQADRRPGAQVGVIAALLTCGAFGLALLAVPGEAALVLGVLLGFGFGWSWPGLVNFAVVRLHPQAPAAATSITQAGVYAGGCLGPLGLGTLAQVAGYPAMWMTGAVAMLTAAALMLLGSRLLRRHPAA; from the coding sequence ATGCCAAAGCCTGACGGAACCGGTTTCACCAGTACGAATGCGAAGAGCGCCACGCTGGGAGCGCTTACCACGACCACTGCGGTTTCGATACCGGTCTTTCTGGTCGGTGGGCTCGCCGTCCAGATTGGATCCGAGCTCGACTTCTCCGCCGCCGGGCTGGGTGTCGCCGTTTCCGCCTACTTCGGAGCGAGTGCGCTGGCTTCCGTACCCGTCGGCGCCCTGGTGGAGCGTCACGGCGCGACCCGCGTCGCCCGGCTCGGCGTCGCCCTCGCCGCGCTGACCCTGATCGGCGTTTCCGCCGCCGGCTCGCTCGGGATGCTCATCACGTTCCTGGCTGTCGGCGGCGCCGCGAACGCGATGGGCCAGCTGGCGAGCAACGCCAGCCTGTCGCGCAACGTCCCGACCGGCCGCCAGGGCCTGACCTTCGGCATCAAGCAGGCGGCCATCCCGATCGGCACCCTGCTGGCCGGTGCCGCGGTTCCGGCGGTCGCGCTCACCCTGGGCTGGCGCTGGGCGTTCGCGCTTGCGGCAGTTCTGGCCGTGGCCGCCATTCCGCTGATTCCCGCCGAACCCACCGATCAGCATCGGTCGCGGGAGTCCGGCCGGGCCACCGGAGCGCTGGTCGTTCTCGGTCTCGCGGGCACCCTGGCGGCGGGCTCTGCCAACGCCCTCGGCTCGTTCGTGGTGTCCTCCGCCGTGGACCGCGGGATCGCCCCCGGGCCGGCCGGACTGGCACTGACTCTCGGCGGCGCGGTCTGCGTGCTCGCCCGGCTCGTCGGCGGCTGGCAGGCCGACCGGCGGCCCGGCGCCCAGGTCGGGGTGATCGCGGCGCTGCTCACCTGCGGCGCGTTCGGCCTGGCCCTGCTGGCCGTGCCGGGCGAAGCGGCGTTGGTCCTCGGCGTGCTGCTGGGCTTCGGTTTTGGCTGGTCCTGGCCAGGTCTGGTGAACTTCGCGGTGGTCCGGCTGCATCCGCAGGCGCCGGCCGCGGCCACCTCGATCACCCAGGCCGGCGTCTACGCCGGTGGCTGCCTGGGTCCGCTCGGCCTGGGCACGCTGGCCCAGGTAGCGGGTTACCCGGCGATGTGGATGACGGGCGCGGTCGCGATGCTCACCGCGGCCGCCCTGATGCTGCTCGGCAGCCGCCTGTTACGCCGCCACCCCGCCGCTTGA